One Gemella haemolysans ATCC 10379 DNA segment encodes these proteins:
- the rpsT gene encoding 30S ribosomal protein S20, with amino-acid sequence MPNIKSSVLSVRKDAKTNAANTAKKSEMRTAIKKAKVAKSEGAANAAELVNLAYKKIDKAAKTNLIHKNAAARYKSNLAK; translated from the coding sequence ATGCCAAACATTAAATCATCAGTATTAAGCGTAAGAAAAGATGCTAAAACTAATGCTGCTAACACAGCTAAAAAATCTGAAATGCGTACAGCTATTAAAAAAGCTAAAGTAGCTAAATCTGAAGGTGCTGCTAACGCTGCAGAGTTAGTAAACCTTGCTTACAAAAAAATCGATAAAGCTGCTAAAACTAACTTAATCCACAAAAATGCAGCTGCTAGATATAAATCAAACCTAGCTAAATAA